The DNA region GCTGGAAGATGCCTTTGGGGGGTACAATTCGTGGGAAGAATTCATGACCCCGTTTTCGGAGGGCAGTCGCAAACGGCAAGAGATCGACAAGGTGGAGAAACGGAAAATCGCCCTTCGCGGTCTGCACAATCTCATCAACAACCTCGGTTGACAAAAGGCCGAAAGTCTCCCGTGAATCCGGCGGGAACTTTCGGCCTTTTGTGTTCAAACCAACGGTTGGCGGGACGGAGTGCCGGCTTTTCGCGGATATGCTTTGGGGGTGGGAGCATTCTTGCGGACCACCACCAGATGACGGGTCCCCATGGACAGGGGAAGCTCCAATCGCTCCACGCGGACCGTCGCCTTGCCCAACAGCGAAAACGCCCGTTTCGCTTCCCGGACCTCCTCCTGCACTTCCGCCCCTTTCATCGCGCAGAAGGTTCCGTTCACCCGGACGAACGGCAACACGTACTCCGTCAGGACGTTCATGCGGGCCACCGCACGGGCCGTCGCCACATCGAACCGCTCCCTGAACGCGGGATTCCTGGCGGCTTCCTCCGCCCGGCCGTGTACGCACTCCACGCCTTCCAGTCCGAGCTTTTCCGTCACTTCCCTGAGAAAGCCGACCCGCTTGTTCAGGGAATCGAGGAGAACCACTTTCAGGGACGGGAAGGCAATTTTCAGCGGAATTCCCGGAAATCCGGCCCCCGTTCCCACATCGATCAGCGAACCGACTTCCCCGAAGTTCACCGCCTTGGCGGGCGACAGGGAGTCCAAAAAGTGTTTCACGTACACTTCCCGAGGCTCAGTGATGGCCGTCAGGTTCATCACCTTGTTGGTCTCCGTGAGCATGTCCAGGTACATGCTGAACTGCCCGAGTTGCCGGTCATCCAGTTCCACCCCGTACGCCCGCGCTTCCTCTCTCAGCCATTCGTTCAGATTCACCGTCCGACCTCCTCAAAAAAAGGACGGGCCGCCCCGGACCGCACGGATTCCGTCCGGCCCGGCGCCACCCGGGGCCCTTCACCCTCACGTATTCTTCACGTACGCTTTGCCGCCCTGTTCGATGTGCACCATCAGAATGGAAATGTCCGACGGATTCACGCCGGAAATCCTCGATGCCTGTCCCAGGGAGAGCGGGCGGATCTTTTTCAGTTTTTCCCGGGCTTCGGTGGAGATGCCCATGATTTTGTCGTAATCCACCCAATCGGGAATCCGCTTTTCTTCCATGCGGCGCATTTTCTCCACCTGCTCCAGGGCTTTTTTGATGTACCCTTCGTACTTGAGCTGGATTTCCACTTGTTCGGCCACTTCCGCCGGAACGGGCTCGGGGGCGGGGGACATGTTCGCGATTTCCCGGTATCCCAGTTCCGGACGTTTGATCAGGGTGGCCAACTCGACGGCGTTGTTGATTTCGGAGCTGCCCGCTTCCCGCAGAACGGCTTGCACTTCCGGCACGGGTTTCACCTTGGTTGCGCGCAGTCTGGCGATTTCCCGTTCGACGGCTTCTTTTTTCTCCAGGAAGCGTCTGTAACGTTCTTCGGAAATCAGGCCGATCCGGTAGCCGATCTCCGTGAGCCGCATGTCCGCATTGTCGTGCCTGAGGAGCAGCCGGTACTCCGCCCTGGAAGTGAGCAAGCGGTACGGTTCGTTGGTTCCCTTGGTGACCAGATCGTCGATCAACACGCCGATGTATGCCTGCGAACGATCGAGGACGAGGGGTTCTTTCCCCTTGACCTTGAGCGCGGCATTGATGCCGGCCATGATGCCCTGGCCGGCCGCTTCCTCGTATCCGGACGTCCCGTTGAGCTGTCCGGCGGTAAACAGGTTTTCCACCTTCTTCGTCTCCAGGGTCGGCCACAACTGTGTCGGCACGATGGCATCATACTCGATCGCATACCCGGTCCGCATCATTTCCGCGTTTTCCATGCCTCGGATGGTGCGCAGAATCTTGAGCTGAACATCCTCCGGCAAACTGGTGGACAGGCCTTGCACGTACATCTCCGCCGTATCCCGGCCTTCCGGTTCGATGAAGATCTGGTGCCGTCCCTTGTCGGCGAACCGGACGATCTTGTCCTCGATGGACGGGCAATAGCGGGGACCCGTTCCTTCGATGATGCCCGAGTACATCGGGGCCCGGTGCAGGTTTTGCCGGATGATCTCGTGCGTCCGTTCGTTGGTGTAGGTGAGCCAACAGGGAAGCTGGTCCATGATGAATTCGGTCGTTTCGTAGGAAAACGCTCTCGGAACGTCATCGCCCGGCTGGGGCTCCATCACGTCGGTATCGAGGGTGTTCCGGTTGACGCGGGGAGGCGTTCCCGTTTTGAAGCGCACCATCTGAAAACCCAATTCCTGCAGATGAAGGGACAGGTTGACC from Staphylospora marina includes:
- the mnmG gene encoding tRNA uridine-5-carboxymethylaminomethyl(34) synthesis enzyme MnmG, with translation MGYDAGRYDVIVVGAGHAGCEAALASARMGCSTLLLTLSLDTIAYMPCNPSIGGPAKGHVVREIDALGGEMARNIDKTHIQMRMLNTGKGPAVYALRAQADKVLYQKEMKKTLEHTPGLTVRQDMVERLIVESGVCHGVITRTGAEYRSKAVVLTTGTYLRGRIIIGDLSYESGPNNQQPSVNLSLHLQELGFQMVRFKTGTPPRVNRNTLDTDVMEPQPGDDVPRAFSYETTEFIMDQLPCWLTYTNERTHEIIRQNLHRAPMYSGIIEGTGPRYCPSIEDKIVRFADKGRHQIFIEPEGRDTAEMYVQGLSTSLPEDVQLKILRTIRGMENAEMMRTGYAIEYDAIVPTQLWPTLETKKVENLFTAGQLNGTSGYEEAAGQGIMAGINAALKVKGKEPLVLDRSQAYIGVLIDDLVTKGTNEPYRLLTSRAEYRLLLRHDNADMRLTEIGYRIGLISEERYRRFLEKKEAVEREIARLRATKVKPVPEVQAVLREAGSSEINNAVELATLIKRPELGYREIANMSPAPEPVPAEVAEQVEIQLKYEGYIKKALEQVEKMRRMEEKRIPDWVDYDKIMGISTEAREKLKKIRPLSLGQASRISGVNPSDISILMVHIEQGGKAYVKNT
- the rsmG gene encoding 16S rRNA (guanine(527)-N(7))-methyltransferase RsmG, with protein sequence MNLNEWLREEARAYGVELDDRQLGQFSMYLDMLTETNKVMNLTAITEPREVYVKHFLDSLSPAKAVNFGEVGSLIDVGTGAGFPGIPLKIAFPSLKVVLLDSLNKRVGFLREVTEKLGLEGVECVHGRAEEAARNPAFRERFDVATARAVARMNVLTEYVLPFVRVNGTFCAMKGAEVQEEVREAKRAFSLLGKATVRVERLELPLSMGTRHLVVVRKNAPTPKAYPRKAGTPSRQPLV